In Phoenix dactylifera cultivar Barhee BC4 chromosome 11, palm_55x_up_171113_PBpolish2nd_filt_p, whole genome shotgun sequence, the following are encoded in one genomic region:
- the LOC103715125 gene encoding protein NUCLEAR FUSION DEFECTIVE 6, mitochondrial: MAAMGGARRTLLTFRSSSPGLFTGFNRSPSSSPASAFARFSRRRLPLAIARLPVELGCAQSLMPLHSITASALLTSMLSLKPGNWAWLSEGFATPL; this comes from the exons ATGGCCGCCATGGGCGGTGCACGAAGAACTCTTCTGACCTTCCGCTCTTCTTCTCCGGGCCTCTTCACCGGTTTCAATAGGTCACCCTCTTCTTCTCCGGCTTCGGCCTTTGCTCGCTTCTCTCGCCGCAGGCTTCCCTTAGCGATTGCCAG GCTTCCGGTGGAGTTGGGTTGTGCGCAGTCTTTGATGCCACTGCACAGCATTACTGCTTCTGCACTGCTCACTTCAATGCTGTCTTTAAAGCCTGGAAACTGGGCATGGCTCTCAGAAG GATTTGCAACGCCTCTATAG